Proteins from a genomic interval of Nostoc sp. TCL240-02:
- a CDS encoding peptidoglycan-binding protein yields the protein MENLAYLHLAFAYEDSTPSELVSLSSLFNKAAAPDWKRLSGRAWKYMLPLALSLSILGAVSSVIALEKGDQGPSVRNLQQKLRTAGFYQASVTQVYDASTQEAVRRFQKAAGLPVDGIVGASTLQKLENWQAKKPSTTTTQAKKATVVSTQAKKPSTSSSVRSATNQRRNPNYLAKGDEGEDVRALQERLRIAGFYYGNATGIFGPITEESVKRFQDSYKLSVDGIAGPATLRKLPGIGIGDGEEAPKKVVNRDKLRVGDRGESVRVIQEQLIQAGYLEGEPNGYYGPYTADAVRRFQAANFLAASGVAGPTTRAKLYSSVNTAKKSEFNTLEIQTRLRERGFYKGKLNGVMADDTKKAIKQAQEFYGISLKDLKSGRF from the coding sequence ATGGAAAATCTTGCGTATTTGCACCTAGCTTTCGCCTACGAAGACAGCACACCCAGTGAATTGGTATCCCTCAGTTCTTTGTTTAACAAAGCAGCTGCACCAGACTGGAAACGGCTTTCTGGTAGGGCTTGGAAGTATATGTTGCCCCTTGCTCTGTCCTTATCTATTCTTGGCGCTGTCAGCAGCGTTATAGCACTGGAAAAAGGCGATCAAGGCCCCTCTGTTAGAAATCTCCAACAAAAGTTGAGAACAGCAGGTTTTTACCAAGCTTCTGTTACCCAAGTATATGACGCATCCACACAAGAGGCTGTGCGCCGCTTCCAAAAAGCCGCCGGTTTACCAGTAGACGGCATTGTTGGAGCAAGCACACTGCAAAAATTAGAAAACTGGCAAGCTAAAAAGCCCAGTACTACGACAACACAAGCAAAAAAAGCCACTGTTGTCAGTACACAAGCTAAAAAGCCCAGCACTTCTAGTTCGGTTCGTTCAGCCACCAACCAACGCCGTAATCCTAACTACCTTGCTAAGGGTGATGAAGGTGAAGATGTCAGAGCCTTGCAAGAACGCTTAAGAATCGCAGGCTTTTATTATGGGAACGCCACAGGAATATTTGGCCCAATTACCGAAGAATCTGTAAAGCGGTTCCAAGATTCTTACAAATTAAGCGTTGATGGAATTGCTGGCCCCGCAACATTGCGTAAATTGCCAGGAATTGGCATTGGCGATGGAGAAGAGGCTCCCAAAAAGGTAGTCAATCGAGATAAACTCCGTGTAGGCGATCGCGGTGAGTCAGTTAGAGTTATCCAAGAACAATTGATCCAGGCAGGATATTTAGAGGGAGAGCCAAATGGCTACTATGGCCCCTACACTGCCGATGCTGTACGAAGATTCCAGGCAGCTAACTTCTTGGCAGCAAGTGGCGTTGCTGGCCCAACTACGCGAGCTAAGTTATATAGCTCAGTTAATACTGCTAAAAAAAGCGAATTTAATACCCTGGAAATCCAAACGCGACTACGGGAGCGGGGTTTTTATAAAGGCAAGCTGAACGGTGTAATGGCAGATGACACCAAAAAAGCAATTAAACAAGCCCAAGAATTCTACGGCATCAGCCTCAAGGATCTTAAGAGC
- the cobN gene encoding cobaltochelatase subunit CobN, translating into MHRISSTSGGWNQSEGLIFLEQTPAPFVLITAADTDIQTLAVAVTKLPSQFPALRVANLLQLQQQLSIDTYGEQVLELAQVIILRLLGGHSYWSYGLEVVQEIVQRNGRTLIVMPGDDAFDPDLISQSTVPLSIANQVWQYFSEGGVENFVNALQFISDTCLFTAYNPPSPRPIPRVGLYEWALGMGHGGRGAALRLRSVNGEVGEAGEAGEQRSRGELELDEFTSELRSSTFEPDESTSELRSSTFELDESTSELRSSNFELDESTSELRSSTSELDESTSKPQGFQCPMPYALCPMPKIGILFYRAHYLAGNTKVIDALCEALVQKNLQPVPVFVSSLREPDVQVELSEFFQPKEAESIAVLLNTTSFSLARLESETPQTELWEKLDVPVLQVILSGGSIEQWESQFQGLSPRDIGMNVALPEVDGRIITRAVSFKAVQTRNPHLETDVVIYEPVSDRIEFVAKLAANWARLRSKPPQERRIALILANYPNRNGRLANGVGLDTPASCVEILQALHQAGYEVENPPAQGDELIQRLTDGVTNDAEGREWLPVHQSVSWEEYQEYFASLPPAVQEGIRERWGMGQSAGGKSENSSPLLPAPCPPTSIPVPGIQLGNIFVGIQPARGYDNDPSLNYHAPDLEPTHDYLAFYYWVRETFGADAVVHVGKHGNLEWLPGKSVALSSNCYPEVAFGALPHLYPFIVNDPGEGSQAKRRAQAVIIDHLTPPMTRAELYGSLQQLENLIDEYYEADSLDPSRLPVIRDRIHELVIQENLHLDLGIQNETEIFKSESLVLNSIGGYLCELKEAQIRDGLHIFGQCPQGRQLRDLIVAIARIPNRHSSGITRAIAQDWGLDFDPLTADLSMSSGEYSVVNGTECRTIGDIVEVLEEHAALLVEQLINQNSGFRIQNSEFRIQNSCRDAIHRVSTWIRDRLLPALQKTDQEITHLLHGLDGGYVPSAPSGAPTRGRPEVLPTGRNFYSVDIRAIPTETAWDIGRKAAETLVEYYTQEHGEYPKTLGLSLWGTATMRTGGDDIAEALALLGVQPVWDGAARRVVDFEILPLAILGRPRVDVTLRISGFFRDAFPNLIDLFDQAVSAVADLDEPLEQNPLADAVRQETELWTSQGLTLAEAVVRSRYRIFGSRPGAYGAGLQGLIESQNWTDDEDLARAYINWSSYAYSSGDLAGEQGVRSGEQGAALRLRSVNGGQGSRGAEEILPNSQCPMPNAPCPMPNTEAFKQRLSQMQVVLHNQDNREHDLLDSDDYYQFQGGLTAAVRSLQGKNPQTYFGDNSIPAQPRVRQLKEEISRVYRSRVVNPKWIAGVMRHGYKGAFEMAATVDFLFAYDATAKCVEDYMYQGIVEAYLLDPVVSEFIQEKNPYALRDIAEKLLEAHKRNLWEDVNIGTLEALRNLVHQAEAVIEEKSMV; encoded by the coding sequence ATGCATCGTATAAGTAGCACATCGGGTGGATGGAATCAGTCAGAGGGTTTAATTTTTCTAGAACAAACTCCAGCGCCTTTCGTGTTGATTACGGCTGCTGATACCGACATTCAAACTTTGGCAGTTGCGGTTACAAAATTACCTTCACAATTTCCTGCCTTAAGAGTTGCCAATCTATTGCAATTGCAGCAACAGTTAAGCATAGATACTTATGGAGAGCAAGTTTTGGAACTTGCCCAGGTAATTATTTTGCGCCTGTTAGGAGGACATTCTTACTGGAGTTACGGCTTAGAAGTAGTGCAAGAAATTGTGCAACGTAATGGTAGAACCCTCATTGTAATGCCAGGGGACGACGCTTTTGATCCCGACTTAATTTCTCAGTCTACCGTGCCTTTAAGTATTGCTAACCAGGTATGGCAGTATTTTAGTGAAGGCGGCGTAGAAAATTTTGTTAATGCTCTCCAATTTATTTCTGATACTTGCCTGTTTACTGCATATAATCCTCCGTCACCCCGGCCCATTCCGCGCGTGGGATTGTATGAATGGGCATTGGGCATGGGGCATGGGGGCAGGGGAGCAGCACTTCGGCTTCGCTCAGTGAACGGGGAGGTAGGGGAGGCAGGGGAGGCAGGGGAGCAGAGGAGCAGGGGAGAGTTAGAACTGGATGAATTTACCTCAGAACTCCGTTCATCCACCTTTGAACCGGATGAATCCACCTCAGAACTCCGTTCATCCACCTTTGAACTGGATGAATCCACCTCAGAACTCCGTTCATCCAACTTTGAACTGGATGAATCCACCTCAGAACTCCGTTCATCCACCTCTGAACTGGATGAATCCACCTCAAAACCTCAAGGCTTCCAATGCCCAATGCCCTATGCCCTATGCCCCATGCCCAAAATCGGCATCCTTTTCTACCGCGCTCATTATTTAGCGGGGAATACTAAAGTCATTGATGCTTTATGCGAAGCTTTGGTACAGAAAAATTTACAACCAGTGCCAGTGTTTGTTTCCTCATTGCGTGAACCCGATGTTCAAGTGGAGTTGAGTGAATTTTTCCAACCCAAAGAAGCCGAATCAATAGCTGTGCTACTGAATACCACCAGTTTTTCTCTAGCACGCTTGGAAAGCGAAACACCCCAAACTGAACTATGGGAAAAATTAGATGTACCTGTGTTGCAGGTTATCCTCAGTGGCGGATCAATTGAACAGTGGGAGTCACAGTTTCAAGGACTTTCTCCCCGCGATATTGGGATGAATGTGGCGCTACCAGAAGTAGATGGGCGAATTATTACTCGTGCTGTGTCTTTTAAAGCCGTACAAACTCGTAATCCCCATTTAGAGACAGATGTGGTAATTTACGAACCAGTCAGCGATCGCATCGAGTTCGTTGCTAAACTAGCAGCAAATTGGGCGCGTCTGCGTTCCAAACCACCCCAAGAGCGGCGAATTGCCCTAATTTTGGCAAACTACCCCAACCGCAATGGACGGCTTGCTAATGGTGTGGGACTCGATACCCCAGCTAGTTGTGTAGAAATCCTGCAAGCTTTACATCAGGCTGGGTATGAAGTAGAAAATCCACCTGCTCAAGGAGACGAGTTGATTCAACGGCTGACAGATGGCGTAACCAACGATGCGGAAGGTAGAGAATGGCTTCCGGTACACCAAAGTGTCTCTTGGGAAGAATATCAAGAATATTTCGCTTCATTACCGCCAGCAGTTCAGGAAGGTATTAGGGAACGGTGGGGAATGGGGCAAAGTGCCGGAGGCAAAAGTGAAAACTCTTCTCCCCTGCTCCCTGCTCCCTGCCCCCCTACCTCTATCCCCGTTCCCGGAATTCAACTCGGCAATATCTTCGTGGGAATTCAGCCAGCAAGAGGTTATGATAATGACCCCAGTTTGAATTATCATGCGCCGGATTTAGAACCAACCCATGATTATTTAGCTTTCTACTATTGGGTTAGAGAAACTTTTGGTGCTGATGCTGTAGTTCATGTAGGAAAACACGGAAATCTAGAATGGCTACCCGGTAAAAGCGTGGCTTTATCCAGTAATTGTTATCCAGAAGTGGCTTTTGGCGCACTTCCACACCTGTACCCGTTTATTGTCAATGATCCTGGTGAAGGTTCCCAAGCTAAACGTCGCGCTCAAGCGGTGATTATAGATCACTTAACGCCGCCGATGACTCGTGCGGAACTCTACGGTTCTTTGCAACAGTTAGAAAATTTAATTGATGAGTATTATGAAGCCGACAGTTTAGATCCTTCGCGTTTACCAGTAATTCGCGATCGCATCCACGAACTGGTGATCCAAGAAAATCTCCATCTAGATTTGGGAATCCAAAATGAAACAGAAATTTTTAAGTCTGAATCTCTAGTTTTGAATTCCATCGGTGGCTATCTGTGTGAATTGAAAGAAGCCCAAATCCGCGACGGGTTGCACATTTTTGGGCAATGTCCCCAAGGAAGGCAGCTGCGAGACTTAATAGTAGCGATCGCTCGCATACCCAATCGCCATTCTTCAGGTATTACCCGTGCGATCGCTCAAGATTGGGGACTAGACTTCGACCCCCTCACAGCTGATTTGTCAATGTCTAGTGGTGAATATTCAGTAGTCAATGGCACAGAATGCCGCACCATCGGCGATATAGTTGAAGTCCTAGAAGAACACGCCGCCCTTTTAGTAGAACAACTTATAAATCAGAATTCAGGATTCAGAATTCAGAATTCAGAATTTAGAATTCAGAATTCTTGTAGAGACGCGATTCATCGCGTCTCTACCTGGATACGCGATCGCCTGCTTCCAGCTTTACAAAAAACCGATCAAGAAATCACCCACTTATTACACGGACTTGATGGCGGATATGTCCCCAGCGCTCCATCTGGCGCACCCACACGCGGCCGCCCAGAAGTTCTACCAACAGGGAGAAACTTTTATTCTGTTGATATTCGCGCCATTCCCACAGAGACAGCTTGGGATATCGGTAGAAAAGCTGCTGAAACCCTTGTGGAATATTACACTCAAGAGCATGGCGAGTATCCCAAAACACTAGGTTTGTCATTGTGGGGAACAGCCACCATGAGAACAGGCGGTGATGATATTGCCGAAGCGTTAGCTTTACTGGGAGTCCAACCTGTATGGGATGGTGCAGCGCGGCGAGTAGTGGATTTTGAAATTTTGCCTCTAGCGATTTTGGGACGGCCCCGTGTAGATGTAACCTTGCGAATTTCAGGATTCTTCCGGGATGCTTTTCCCAACTTAATTGACTTATTCGATCAAGCGGTATCAGCAGTAGCAGACTTAGATGAACCGCTAGAACAAAATCCCCTAGCGGATGCAGTTCGCCAAGAGACTGAATTGTGGACAAGCCAAGGATTAACTTTAGCAGAAGCAGTGGTGCGATCGCGCTATCGCATCTTTGGTTCCCGCCCAGGTGCTTACGGTGCCGGACTCCAAGGTTTAATCGAATCGCAAAACTGGACAGACGATGAAGATTTAGCCCGCGCCTACATTAACTGGAGTTCTTACGCCTATTCTTCGGGAGATTTGGCAGGGGAGCAGGGGGTAAGGAGCGGGGAGCAGGGAGCAGCACTTCGGCTTCGCTCAGTGAATGGGGGGCAGGGGAGCAGGGGAGCAGAAGAAATTCTTCCTAATTCCCAATGCCCAATGCCCAATGCCCCATGCCCAATGCCCAATACCGAAGCCTTCAAGCAACGCTTATCCCAGATGCAAGTTGTCCTGCACAATCAAGATAACCGCGAACACGACCTACTCGATTCTGATGATTATTACCAATTTCAGGGTGGCTTAACCGCAGCCGTGCGTTCTCTACAGGGAAAAAACCCCCAAACATATTTTGGTGATAATTCCATACCCGCTCAACCACGAGTCCGCCAACTCAAAGAAGAAATTTCACGGGTGTATCGTTCTCGTGTAGTTAATCCTAAGTGGATTGCAGGAGTTATGCGCCACGGTTACAAAGGTGCTTTTGAAATGGCGGCGACAGTAGATTTTTTATTCGCCTACGACGCTACAGCTAAATGTGTAGAAGATTATATGTATCAAGGCATAGTAGAGGCTTACTTGCTCGATCCAGTTGTGTCAGAATTTATTCAGGAAAAGAACCCCTATGCTCTGCGTGATATTGCTGAAAAATTATTAGAAGCACACAAGCGCAATTTATGGGAGGATGTAAATATAGGAACATTAGAAGCTTTGAGGAACCTAGTACATCAAGCTGAAGCAGTTATCGAAGAAAAATCAATGGTGTAG